In the Telopea speciosissima isolate NSW1024214 ecotype Mountain lineage chromosome 6, Tspe_v1, whole genome shotgun sequence genome, TCTGATCTCACTGCTACCATGTATTCATGTATTCAGAGCTGCCATCGTAATTTCACCATTATGGCCTGCTAATGTGACAATCCCTACTTCAGCAACATCGTCTTAACTTTAAAGGAGAAACAACCAtcaagtaataaaaaataaatagtaaGAAGTGTCATACCGTGGGGTTGAGAGACAAAAAATTCACAAAAGTAGTactaataaacaaaaaagaacagtAGATTTTCTAAAGCCAAATATAGCACCAAAGCTTTCTATCACATCAGACATTAACAGAATAAAACAACAGTTGCTGCTAGATTGAAAACAAGAGACATGAGGgataaacagaaaaatagaCATGTGATTACATACGGAGCTAAGATTTTCAGAACTTATAGGAAGTAAGAAAAGCATGCCATGTTCACCTTGCAAGGCATCCAATGCAGTCGCCGCCTGGGCTGGAGTTGAAAAATCAACAAAGCAGAGGACAAGTGGTTCTCCTCCAGGCTGAAAAAATAGAAGTATGTAAGCAATATACCAAAGACTGCAGAATAAATGTTCAATATAGAGGAACAATAAATTTACATGTCTAGATTCCTTGCTGACGAGTCTCACTTCTCTAAATCCTACAAAAGGACGAAAAATATCTGCAAATCCGAGTGAAGGAGCAATAACAGAAGACGAAACAAGAAGAATTAAGTGCAAAAACAgtagacagagagagagagatagagattaGGTTGTCAATAGAAGGATACGGGAAACTTCCCTGCGTGTACAGTTTGCAGGTAAGCCCTCCACAAAAAGAGTGTTTGAAGCATCTGGGGGAAGAGGCATTTCAGGTCTTCCACCACCAAACCCCATGTTCCGGCTTTTTCCAGCCAAACCTGGTTCAATGCCCCCCACTGGGGGGAGAGGCATTTCAGGTCTTCCACCACCGAAACCCATGTTCCGGCCTTTTCCAGCCATGCCTGGCTCAATGCCCCCAACTGACATCATGCGCGGATCATCAACAGGATGTCCAGTCATTCCTGCACTCATTGGTCGACCCGATTCTCCACCACCGTAAGATGACATTTgctgaaaaaaaattcactgaAACTGTTAGCCCCTTACATAATATTAGATACAAAATGACAGATCAGAAGTACAAAATGTATAATATTTGTGAGCAACATATACCGATTGGCGCAGATAACGATCATAAGATGCTCCAATGGATTCAGTGTCTCTCGTAGCACGGGGTGCACCTCTTTCATCATCACGAGGAAAATAACTGGGAAATTCATGACCACCAGGGATATCTGCACGTTCCATGGATGCAATTCAGCATACCGGGAGAATTAAAAAACTTGTGCACAGACACAGagatagttgtttttatttattattttttattttttattttattattatttttttttgggggggggggtggagggaaAGAGATAAAGATGGCAAGCATCAATAAAAATATGCATCTATGAAGAATTGAAGATGTGAACCAAAATGTGTAAGATATATAAATGCCCTAACACGAGGTAGTGAATAGAtacaaatgaaaatttcatCAATGCACTGCAACAAGTAAACCTAATAGACATTGTCAAATCCTTTCAATATCCATAAACCCAATATATTAGTTAGGAACAGCCAGAAACTGGACCTAActccaaattaagtgaacaaAAGCTTCAAAAATGCAGTAAAACAACAGGGGAAACGAGCTACTGAAATGGACAATGATGCAGACCGTGACTAACAAAAGACAAACTTGAGAGGACCTCCATAAGAGTTAAACCACAAAAAAACATTTGAAGAAACCCTCTTAGCAACCATGGAGACCAATAAGTGCACCAGACAACTTAGAAGTCTAGTACCAAAGCTTTAACTTCCAATTAAAACATAACCCTAACACCCTTCAGAACGGGAAAACGAATTCGGAATATAAGTATCGTGTTTATCTATCCTCGTTCACCGTACTGACCAACTAGGAAATCCATTAATGAATACGGTACGAAAGAAAAGAAcagattttgaaattttaacC is a window encoding:
- the LOC122664917 gene encoding RNA-binding protein 1-like, which encodes MADGYWRYGDARQAPMPSLAGKRSRSDYDIPGGHEFPSYFPRDDERGAPRATRDTESIGASYDRYLRQSQMSSYGGGESGRPMSAGMTGHPVDDPRMMSVGGIEPGMAGKGRNMGFGGGRPEMPLPPVGGIEPGLAGKSRNMGFGGGRPEMPLPPDASNTLFVEGLPANCTRREVSHIFRPFVGFREVRLVSKESRHPGGEPLVLCFVDFSTPAQAATALDALQGYKFDEHDRDSANLRLQFARYPGPRSGGGPRSRR